One Vicia villosa cultivar HV-30 ecotype Madison, WI linkage group LG5, Vvil1.0, whole genome shotgun sequence genomic window, TTTATAGTAGTTTTCTCGGAGCACAATATGTTCTCTCTTTTGTGTTTTGATATGTTTGTTGTTTGACTTAAGGTTAGTTTTGCCGACTGAGGCACGATTATAGTGGACAACATCTGGAAGTGCAAACTGAAGCAAAAAACTGAACTTAACCAAGGGAGAAAAATGGAGAGTCAGTTGGGTTCCATAGGCAAATGTGGAAGGACGGATGCATTAGAGGTAATTTTTGCTTTTCATTGAAGATGATTCCTTTGAATCAAGTGGATAAGACCAAGAGGCGCTAAAGACAGAAGAAGGTACAGTAGTACAAACACAAATATGCGCACTCTGTATGGATAGTACAACTCCACCTGCACCCTACTGTAGCAGCCTGTCACAAGACACCTTGTCCCCCACAAGTATTCCCTGGTACCCGATTCCTTGTTTGCTAAGCAGAAGAAATGATGCGTTGGCGCTGATTCTTGAATGGGCTTAATTTAATTTCCTCATTCTTGGCCCATGATCTAAGACATAACAAGGAACCCTAATGAGTGCTTATAAATAAACCTTGATGCAGATTTAAAAGGAGTACAACATTTCAAGAGAAAAATACAGAAGATAATATTGTGCGGATAGTGGAGAGCAAACAGAGTTTCTTCTTCTCACCATTTCATGTACCATCTATCGAGTCCTGGCGCGACTGGAGTCATCTCTTGCTGATTATCCATCTCGAGAAGTCTTCAAGTTACTCTTAggtttatatttctttttcaatatTTGTTTGAGAATGTATCCTTTGAGAACTATGCTTGTAGTTTGTACtcagttcattatgaggtaaacCTTTTGTTGTTGATCAATGTGAAGTTaatattaaattgtttttatgTTAAGTGATGTGTTGTTTAGTGCCTTCTTTTATCACGTGATATATTGTTTACAAATATGTTTTTTTGAGTGAACAActtagaaaaaaataatattttgtttttttgagaGATCCAACAACAAGTGCATTTCATAATAAAAGAGTTGAAAATAGTAAGATAGAGATATTCACTCGATTAGTTTACTTGGAGATAAGGAACTACAACTATAAAGgatttcaaaatatcaaaagaCGTATTTTAGAATAATAAGTGTGACTTAGAGATTTGTTCCCTTGTCCTATAATACATGCTTTGATGTTGTAGAAATACACTTAAAGATCACTATGACATTTCTTGGCACTACACTACACATCATGAACATATATTTACTTCATTAATACTAATGGATTATAGCTTAACACATTCTCTCTTAATATATTTTTACTCTCACCTTACACTATTTAGACATGTTTTAAGAAGAAAACTGAACTTATGACactcaaattttgtttttatcattGCTCATGCTTAAGTAAAGAGATAGAGTCTTGCAAAATCAACCGAGGGTAAAAGTTGGCCCTTTGTAGTTTTTCACCTCAGTTCTCATTCCAACCGAGGGTAAAAGTGAGGAATTTCCTCTCATTCGTCACTGTCATTATACACGCcattttaaaaatacaataatTTGTTGCTGGATATCAAACTCACGATCAATGTCACCCCTTTCTTCGGTTGGAAGATCCAATTGTGAAAAAATGTAATGAACTTTATAGTTTTTCACCTCGAGCCCAAAGAAAAAGTAATGCATTTTTCATAACACCCTACCTTACTTCAGTAAAcactcttttttttaataatgctTTCTCTTTTTTCCATTAAATACATAAAGAAAAACATATCTTGATATATTTATATGGGgcccatcacaaaaagatgggtagtgtacctttcgacaccatttaatttttatgtgtttaattatttattatatagaataattgtttgatgttttcaatgcaatttacactaaaggtaaccttacccaactttttgagttgggtaaataagaattcacctattGATAATTTAACTCATACACTATCAATTAAATAGTTTTTTAAACATGGTTTATTTATCATAATCAATAAACAAGTAGAAATATTTGTGTTTAATCATAATTACTTTTAAAATTGACATATAATTAGTTATAATGCTAACAATATAAACCTTTTTACATTAAGAATATAAATGTCAAACtcatttatttaaatatacaaatatttttagttTATCATCTTAGTGaatgtttttctttaaaaaaaaatcctaagCATCAccaaatatatatagagtattaGTATGCCATACAATCCAATGTTTTAGCTGGTATTATGCTAATATATATAcaatattatcattttttttatcaagtttTACAATTAAACCTTAATCTATGTTATCAGGCATTTCTGTACCATCATTCATGCATAACAAACAAACCTCACTTGTTTACAAATATGAAATACTAGAAAAAATAAACAATGGTTATGCATGTTGGATGGTACCTTTGTGATTATAAGTGTAAGATTTTGCAAagtaaacaaacaaaacaaacccTCCCACACTTAATCCAGCAAGAAGCCAATAAAAGTAATCAAAATGTGCCTTATTGATATTGTCACAAAACCAACTTTCATGACCATCTTTGCCACTCAAATTTTCAATCATAGAAATGAGAAAGCCACTTAGAAAACTTCCAACTCCAACTATACTCAAATATAGTGCTAGTCCCATGCTCCTTAGTTCATTTGGAACTTGATCATAGAAAAATTCTTGAAGACCAACAATAGTAAAAACCTCAGAAACACCAAATAGAAAGTATTGAGGAACCAACCACCATATACTCATTGGAACAGTTGCATTAGGATCTTCAACAAGACCATACTCTTGTGCTGTTTTTAGTCTTTTAGTTTCAACAAAGACGGCGATTATCATTGTGAATATGGATATAAAAATTCCAGTTCCGATCCTTTGAAGCATTGTGATGCCTGAGGGTTTTCCGGTGATAGCTCGTGCTATTGGCACAAACATGCGATCGTAGATAGGGCTGAAGAGAATAATGGCAACACCGTTTATTGATTGAAGTGAAGCGGGCGGTATGAGGAAACCGGGAGATATTGTTCTTTCCATAGAACTCCCTTGTTTGGTGAAGAATGTAGAAACTTGAGCAAAGAttataccataaaccaaagatgCAGCCCAAATCGGAACCAACCTTAGTATTGCCTTTGCTTCTTCCACCTCAACAAGGCTACAAGTGTTACCTTCTTTGGATCCCTTTGGTGTTAGCAATGCCTTGTTGAGGAAGCTACCAATATAGAAAATACAAGTTAACTCAAAATAGTTACAATCTTTTAGAGATTTTGTTACAATTGAAAAACGAGCATTAATTAGAATCAAAATTGTTATTCTTACTTGAATTGTTTAGAGGTTTGACAACGAAGCATTCCATCACATTCGTCTTCACTAATCGTCGTGCTTGGTAAGGTAGTTTGCCAATTTCTTGCAGCAGCAACGAATACGCGACCAATTCTAAGAAAAGGGCTAGTCTCATTTTCCTTAATGCTATACCTATAAGTCATTGTTCCAAGCAAGAAAACAAGCAAACCGAAAGTCATTACAATACAAGGGATACCAAATCCAATAACCCAGCTATAGTTATCTTGTATATACGTCAAGATCGGAATTGCGACCGTGGCACCTGCAACCATAGTAAAATACCACCAATTAAAGAATGAGCTTCTGGCTCTATGCTCTTTAGGATGTTGTTCGTCGAATTGATCAGCGCCAAAAGCTTGAACACAAGGCTTATGTCCACCTTGTCCAATAGCAACTAGATAGAGTGAGATGAAAAACAAGATCACTTGTGAATGTTTGGAGCATAATATGAATTCACTATCAACTTGGCATTTCGATTCGGTGAGGGAAGGAATCATAGCTGATAATGTTAACAAACCAAGTCCCTGAAATTCATATTAACCCAATGATCATTCacttcttctagtttttcttagcagcaatagataaataaatagaaaGAGTAAACAATTGAACTAACCAAGATATAGATGAATGAAGCAATAAATATTGTGCGGTAGCGTCCGAGGAAAGAGTCGGCAACGAAAGCACCtaagagaggaagaagagaagCTGTTCCAGACCAAACATTTACATTCTTTGCAGCTACTGCAGTTGTCTGTTTGAGTGGTCCTGTTAGATATGATATCAAGTTCCCTTGAACTCCATAATATGACACTCTTTCTGTTACTTCAACACCTATAAACATAACATTTACAAACTCAAAAGTGTGTTAGAATTTGGATCTTTGACACCAGGCACCGACATCTCTGGAAAAAGTTGTGTCTGATGTTTCCAAAACCGATATGTCAGTACCAGTGTCGTGTTTTCGGTGTATTTACTTCAATAGTACTATATAATATGAATTTGCATGTTGTTAGGAAAGTAAGTACCTATGATGAACCAAGCAGATTTCCAATAACCAGATTTGGATCTAATAGCTGGTTTTCCACTGTAGTCAACGGCACCATCAACAAGAGTGGTTTCAGCTTCTAACAAAACCTGGTTAGAATTCTCCATCAAGCCAAGGCTGATTCACTTCTTCCTCTTGTTCTTCACAGCTAAAGATAAGTTGTTTGTGATTGTGTATCTGATCTGATTACTTCTGAGCCACAAACATGACTTAATTAATTTctctctttcactttctctttctctttcataagttGCGTTGTGTACTAGTATTGAATTCTTTTCCTGGACACAGGTGTTTTCTTTCAAGTAATAATAACTTGTACTATATCTagatataagaaaattagtgGTTCTGGTTTTTACAAAACTACCCATCCTTACTTTTTTTACACCTATTAAAATTGTTGGTTTTTTTGTCTATCTACACAATTCTCCattataatcttaatattttattcaactatattATAACTTACTTTaaccattctttctctctcttcaccttTTTAGTTTTCTACCCTAATCCCTCTATACtccatttattttttataagaaaaaaagatatttatgatccaaaaatggtattcggaaaaaaagtctattattgatttaaatatttttatatacgaaaatttactattgatccatatatttttgtaaataatacctaaacataaataatatttaaatacgagaaaaatttattattgatctaaatattttcatatacaaaaagtgatatttatgatctaaatttttttattcaaaaatggtatacggaaaaaaaatctattattgatctaaatacttttatatacaaaaatttactattgaaatagatatttttgtaaatgttacctaaacataaataatatttgtctacggggaaaaaatctataattgatataaatatttttctatatggaaaatggtatttatgatccaaaaaaatttaattcaaaaaggtatacgggaaagaaatctattatttatctaaatatttttatatacgaaattttactattgatccaaatatttttgtaaatgatacttaaacataaataatattcgtATACGGGAAATaatcttttattgatctaaatatttttctatatgaaaaatggtatttatgatctaaaaattttaattaaaaaatggtatacgggaaaaaatatattattgatttaaatatttttatatacgaaaatttactattgatccagatatttttataaatgatacctaaacataaatgatatttaaatacgggaaaaatctattattgatctaaatatttttatatacgaaaaaatagtatttatgatcctaaatttttttattcaaaaatggtatatggaaaaaaatctattattgatctaaatatttttatatacgaaaatttactattgatctagatatttttgtaaacgttacctaaacataaataatatttgtatacgggaaaagttctataattgatctaaatatttttctatataatggtatttatgatcccaaaaaattaattaaaaaatggtatacgaatCTATTATTGAAACTAGAAGGATCGACCACTATGAAGGGTCGCCGATCACAAAGTTTGTATTGTTAGACGATTGACTATGATATAGAGGGGTGAATATATCGCAAAtgaaattttcttatttaaaagttggttttaaaattttgttttactaTGGCTAACAGAAACAATCCCGGATCGACAATCATCTATCTCGAACCGTTATCGAAAAGATCAAATATGCGTTGAACCTAATATAACATATGTGTTGGATGAGAaacttaatcaatttatttttaacaGCAACGTTTGAACGAAACCACACAATAGTAATCGATTTCCCATGAAATAACAAACATTAATTAACTTAAGCAATTTGTCGAATACTTGGTGTGCAATCAATTCAAATcagatttttctttgattttgtttataTGAGAAACCAATTACAATCACATAGATTGCAATCAACTAAACAAATTATTTTGAAGTATTATACAAAGAAATTATCTCTCGATTGCACAATCAATGGTTTTACAATTTGCAAGTAAATGTTTGCAAGTAAACGTAAAAGAGAGACAAGGATTTAGTCAGGTATTTCCCTAACCGGCCTCGCTATGGGTACGTCTACCCCCTATTCCAAaggaattgaaaaataaaaattaaacattgCAAATGTTGTTTACAAGAGAAAAAGTAGCAATCCAACTCTCGAAACCCTATGTTTAATGTTGATCCtttcttctcttcccttgatcttgAACTCTATCAAGTAACCCAATACTTCCAATTTTATCCCCCGGTTACTGCTTCTCCTTCGACAGAATCCTTTCCTTCAAAACTTTCACTCACTTGAATCCAAATAACGAACTATTATGACCCAATATTACCAAAATGATCTTTCGATTACCGTTACTTCTTTGACAAAAACGTATTTATTCAAAAGATTTCACTAGTTTGGATCTAATTTGCGAAATCTTATGAAAAATCCCCCAAATCAATCCTTAAGCTTGGAGGAAAACTCCAATAAAAATTTATCTTGAAACACCCAAATTTTTTCAGTCCAATTAACTACAACAAACTTATAAATATTtaggattaaatatattttttgttcttataactgttttaaattttatttttattttttttaaaaaaattatatattttagtttttacaaAATTTATATGAATTTATATGCATTTAGTTTTAGtctctattatttttttttttaaattctttaattaccttttaacttttaaatttttgaataatattttttattcataattcataatatttatttatcaatttttttaaaagagaagaataaatacgaaaattttaaaatttaaaagataataataaaagtaataaaaatttcaacttaaaaatcaaattttaaattttttcaaaattttttttataaaattcttaacatatatataaaataatctttaaaaaatacACATTTGAACTAAAATTTGTTGCATTTTATATGAACCAATATCCTATTCGAAGCAAAAGAAAAATTTGGTAATTTATAAATTCTTTTGTgaacaaaaacatatttaaactttttttttattagatttgATTTCATGTACATTTATCTATCATCGGCACActgttcctcttctcttttctcaATCACACTCCCCTCCGACCGCCACCACGACCTCCCATCTCCGCGAGCCACCGCCTTCCTCT contains:
- the LOC131601128 gene encoding protein NRT1/ PTR FAMILY 5.10-like yields the protein MENSNQVLLEAETTLVDGAVDYSGKPAIRSKSGYWKSAWFIIGVEVTERVSYYGVQGNLISYLTGPLKQTTAVAAKNVNVWSGTASLLPLLGAFVADSFLGRYRTIFIASFIYILGLGLLTLSAMIPSLTESKCQVDSEFILCSKHSQVILFFISLYLVAIGQGGHKPCVQAFGADQFDEQHPKEHRARSSFFNWWYFTMVAGATVAIPILTYIQDNYSWVIGFGIPCIVMTFGLLVFLLGTMTYRYSIKENETSPFLRIGRVFVAAARNWQTTLPSTTISEDECDGMLRCQTSKQFNFLNKALLTPKGSKEGNTCSLVEVEEAKAILRLVPIWAASLVYGIIFAQVSTFFTKQGSSMERTISPGFLIPPASLQSINGVAIILFSPIYDRMFVPIARAITGKPSGITMLQRIGTGIFISIFTMIIAVFVETKRLKTAQEYGLVEDPNATVPMSIWWLVPQYFLFGVSEVFTIVGLQEFFYDQVPNELRSMGLALYLSIVGVGSFLSGFLISMIENLSGKDGHESWFCDNINKAHFDYFYWLLAGLSVGGFVLFVYFAKSYTYNHKGTIQHA